A genome region from Thermoanaerobacterium xylanolyticum LX-11 includes the following:
- the pdxT gene encoding pyridoxal 5'-phosphate synthase glutaminase subunit PdxT — MRVGVLAIQGSVKEHVDKLKRLNGIIPVEAKDKETLKNIDALILPGGESTAIGKMLNDFDLKDTIVDLYRSGVPIWGTCAGMILMAKHIVNDDKVYLGIMDIKVRRNAYGSQLDSFTAKLSMPDVSKDKIDAVFIRAPYIEDVGENVKVLSRYNGKIVAAREGNLFATSFHPELTNDLSFYKYFLRLH, encoded by the coding sequence ATGCGAGTTGGTGTTCTTGCTATACAAGGTTCTGTAAAAGAACATGTAGATAAACTAAAAAGATTAAATGGTATAATACCCGTAGAGGCAAAAGATAAAGAAACTTTGAAAAACATAGATGCACTTATATTACCTGGCGGGGAAAGCACTGCCATAGGAAAAATGCTTAATGACTTTGACTTAAAAGATACCATAGTAGATCTTTACAGGTCGGGTGTGCCAATATGGGGAACGTGTGCAGGTATGATATTGATGGCTAAACACATAGTAAATGATGATAAAGTTTATCTTGGCATTATGGACATAAAAGTGCGCAGAAATGCGTATGGAAGTCAGCTTGATAGCTTTACTGCAAAACTTAGTATGCCTGACGTATCAAAAGATAAAATAGATGCAGTGTTTATAAGAGCGCCTTATATTGAAGATGTAGGAGAAAATGTAAAGGTGCTATCTAGATACAATGGGAAAATAGTGGCTGCAAGGGAAGGAAACCTTTTTGCTACATCATTTCATCCAGAGCTGACGAATGACTTAAGCTTTTACAAGTATTTTTTAAGGCTGCATTAA
- the pdxS gene encoding pyridoxal 5'-phosphate synthase lyase subunit PdxS, translating to MNERYELNKNLAQMLKGGVIMDVTTPEQAVIAEKAGAVAVMALERVPADIRAHGGVARMSDPKIIKAIKEAVSIPVMAKVRIGHFVEAQVLEALKIDYIDESEVLTPADESYHINKWQFKVPFVCGARNLGEALRRIGEGASMIRTKGEAGTGNVVEAVRHMRTINAEIKKLTTLSEEELMAAAKELQAPYELVKYVAENGRLPVVNFAAGGIATPADAALMMQLGADGVFVGSGIFKSENPQKRAEAIVKATTYYDKPEIIAEVSEGLGEAMNSIDIRDLSEKDLYATRGW from the coding sequence ATGAATGAAAGATATGAGTTAAATAAAAACCTGGCTCAGATGCTAAAAGGTGGAGTCATAATGGATGTTACAACGCCTGAACAGGCTGTAATTGCAGAAAAAGCTGGTGCAGTTGCGGTAATGGCACTTGAAAGGGTACCTGCTGATATAAGGGCACATGGCGGCGTAGCAAGGATGTCAGATCCAAAGATAATAAAAGCGATAAAAGAAGCTGTTTCAATACCTGTCATGGCAAAAGTCAGGATAGGACATTTTGTGGAAGCACAGGTTTTGGAAGCTTTGAAGATAGATTACATCGATGAGAGTGAAGTGCTGACACCTGCAGATGAATCATATCACATAAACAAGTGGCAGTTTAAAGTACCATTTGTTTGCGGTGCAAGAAACTTAGGCGAAGCATTAAGGAGAATTGGCGAAGGTGCTTCAATGATAAGAACTAAAGGTGAAGCAGGCACAGGAAATGTAGTTGAGGCAGTAAGGCATATGAGGACTATCAATGCTGAAATCAAAAAGCTTACGACTCTAAGTGAAGAAGAGCTTATGGCAGCGGCAAAGGAATTGCAAGCACCTTATGAATTAGTAAAATATGTAGCAGAAAACGGGAGACTGCCAGTTGTGAATTTTGCAGCAGGGGGGATTGCAACGCCTGCAGACGCTGCGCTGATGATGCAGCTTGGAGCAGATGGAGTCTTTGTAGGTTCAGGCATATTTAAATCAGAGAACCCTCAAAAGCGTGCTGAAGCAATTGTAAAAGCTACCACATATTACGACAAACCAGAGATAATAGCAGAAGTATCAGAAGGATTAGGCGAAGCAATGAATAGCATCGACATAAGGGATCTTTCAGAAAAAGACCTATATGCAACTAGGGGTTGGTAA
- a CDS encoding O-antigen ligase family protein gives MAQKAAKKNKVTINVSKRSTNYINAINVVFYISLLLLVALPPYFRGMYFDNEFLPTICITSVVVVIWSLMKIIKKEPIISERLDYAAISIIGAYLISTFFAVNIRSAIGEVLKYVDYVFVYFLVSRLANDKKKIWILLNVLVLSSFGVAFVGLLSAAGYVNYNGSWVGGRINSTFQYANTAASFLMAFLLVNFALISYTKNRYLKALYGVEAFMQLYAYVFTLSRGAWVMFPFLFLFLIIMMPKGKRVEPFVYLIGVIIASALPILKFNSVVNGPKPHNLVMWILVGCILALLFTYIVSFLVEVVNKISLKIGISIIVIVGVLSTVAGYMVLTTEVPLTLSHSQNEADSGKSVIRFVDVDADRIYVLKYDVISKNDDNKDWAYDITIESRNDLDQPTKIKDVYDKEAFSGEKTIEFSTLKDTKRLAITFTNYFKGTSVTFDKAYIYPKNDPSAVQNIMLKYKYLPENVASRIQDISLTSHSSSERMQFYKDGFKIFKDYPLFGAGGGAWASLYFKYQSYLYWTTQTHNYFMQVLLDTGLVGAAAMIFFLVMLILSVIKLYKAEIDIDESILLAAATVGILSIYAHAAMDFDLSLSAVTIALYSLIGIINSISIGKAHKNIAAAKGKKSYTGYYSFGVLIVGIVVVFMSFSLSTALRYAEKGDQFAKTNNIPQAMQYYKSAVSYDPWNAKYRMSYGQTLASIADQTKDAATYQEAMTQEQKAVDLEPFNSQLLAQLGAFYLSHGQIDNGLKYVKKAVDVQPLRPENYQQLADAYNKVGMFYLQNNDKAKAKEYLEKAVDVENLFNKANSKSEEPKPMTDVTKQIIQNSKEVLKGIQ, from the coding sequence ATGGCACAAAAAGCAGCAAAAAAGAACAAGGTCACCATTAATGTTTCTAAAAGAAGCACAAATTACATAAACGCGATAAATGTTGTATTTTACATATCGTTGCTTCTTCTGGTGGCTTTACCGCCGTATTTTCGCGGTATGTACTTTGACAATGAGTTTTTACCTACTATATGCATTACTTCAGTTGTGGTCGTAATATGGTCATTGATGAAGATTATAAAAAAAGAGCCGATAATTTCTGAAAGACTGGATTATGCCGCAATATCAATAATAGGAGCATATCTCATCTCTACGTTTTTTGCTGTAAATATAAGATCTGCAATAGGGGAAGTATTAAAGTACGTTGATTATGTGTTTGTATATTTTTTGGTCAGCAGACTTGCCAATGACAAGAAAAAAATATGGATACTTTTGAATGTACTCGTTTTAAGCTCATTTGGAGTAGCTTTCGTAGGTCTTTTGTCTGCAGCGGGATATGTTAATTACAATGGTTCATGGGTTGGAGGAAGGATTAATTCCACATTTCAATACGCCAATACTGCTGCATCGTTTTTGATGGCGTTTTTGCTTGTAAATTTTGCACTCATATCGTACACAAAAAACAGGTATTTAAAAGCACTTTATGGAGTAGAAGCTTTTATGCAGCTTTATGCTTATGTTTTTACATTATCCAGAGGCGCTTGGGTGATGTTTCCGTTTCTGTTCTTGTTCCTTATAATAATGATGCCAAAAGGGAAAAGGGTAGAGCCATTCGTTTACCTGATAGGTGTAATCATAGCGTCAGCGTTGCCAATACTTAAATTTAACTCTGTCGTAAATGGACCAAAGCCTCACAATTTGGTTATGTGGATACTTGTAGGATGCATCTTAGCATTATTATTCACGTACATTGTAAGTTTTTTGGTTGAAGTTGTAAACAAGATAAGCTTAAAAATAGGCATATCCATAATCGTCATTGTGGGTGTGCTATCAACTGTAGCGGGTTATATGGTATTGACAACGGAAGTGCCACTTACACTAAGTCATAGCCAAAACGAAGCGGATAGCGGTAAAAGCGTCATAAGATTTGTCGACGTCGATGCGGATAGAATATATGTGTTGAAGTACGATGTCATATCAAAGAATGATGATAATAAAGATTGGGCGTACGATATTACCATAGAAAGCAGAAATGACCTTGATCAGCCTACAAAGATAAAAGATGTGTACGATAAAGAGGCTTTCAGTGGTGAAAAGACGATAGAATTTTCTACTTTGAAAGATACGAAAAGATTAGCCATTACTTTTACAAACTACTTTAAAGGTACTTCTGTCACATTTGACAAGGCGTACATTTATCCTAAGAATGATCCAAGTGCTGTACAAAATATAATGCTTAAATATAAATACCTTCCTGAAAATGTGGCGTCAAGGATACAAGACATAAGCTTGACAAGCCACAGCAGTTCTGAGCGAATGCAGTTTTACAAAGATGGATTTAAGATTTTTAAAGACTATCCGCTTTTTGGTGCAGGTGGAGGTGCTTGGGCGTCACTTTACTTCAAATATCAGTCATACCTGTATTGGACGACGCAGACACATAACTATTTCATGCAGGTCTTGCTTGATACTGGTTTAGTCGGAGCTGCAGCGATGATATTCTTCTTGGTGATGTTGATACTGTCTGTTATAAAGCTTTATAAGGCTGAGATAGATATAGATGAAAGTATACTATTGGCAGCAGCTACGGTAGGCATATTGAGCATATATGCCCATGCCGCTATGGATTTTGACCTTTCGCTGTCTGCTGTGACAATAGCCCTATATTCCCTTATCGGTATAATAAACAGCATAAGCATAGGTAAGGCACATAAAAATATAGCTGCCGCGAAAGGGAAAAAATCATACACTGGATACTACAGTTTCGGTGTTTTGATAGTCGGTATAGTTGTCGTATTTATGTCTTTCTCACTTTCGACTGCATTGAGATATGCAGAGAAAGGAGACCAATTTGCAAAGACTAACAATATACCTCAGGCAATGCAGTATTACAAAAGTGCTGTTTCTTATGATCCATGGAATGCAAAGTACAGGATGTCTTATGGCCAGACATTGGCAAGTATAGCTGACCAGACAAAAGATGCGGCAACTTATCAAGAGGCAATGACCCAAGAACAAAAAGCGGTTGATTTAGAGCCGTTTAACTCTCAGCTTTTAGCACAGCTTGGAGCATTCTATCTATCACATGGGCAGATAGATAATGGGCTTAAGTATGTTAAAAAAGCCGTCGATGTACAGCCTTTAAGACCAGAAAATTATCAGCAATTGGCAGATGCCTATAACAAAGTCGGGATGTTTTACCTGCAAAACAATGATAAAGCAAAAGCGAAAGAATATCTTGAAAAGGCTGTAGATGTTGAAAACTTGTTTAATAAGGCTAATTCAAAGTCAGAAGAGCCAAAACCTATGACGGATGTTACAAAGCAAATAATACAAAATTCAAAAGAAGTATTGAAGGGGATACAGTGA
- a CDS encoding ABC transporter substrate-binding protein: MRSRKLLIFTLILIFVLTSFLFTGCKAKEQKLTKINFIETVHSIFYAPYYVAVNKGFFKEEGLQLEITTAQGSDKAATAVVSGQADIGLQGPETTVYVYKEGKQDYLVNFAQLTKKDGSFLVGKKPEPNFKWENLKGKKIIGGRPGGMPEMTLEYILKEHGIDPKKDVNLVTNLQFTATAGAFMRSDADYVALFEPTASQVESEKGGYIVASVGAAGHDVPYTTFNARKSYIKEHPDIIQHFTNAVYKGMLYVQSHSSKQVAEDIKSFFPDTDINIIAKVIDRYKSIDAWGTTPQMKPSDFDALQNVLLNAGEIDSKVDPNALIDNTFADKAVATIKK; encoded by the coding sequence ATGAGAAGCAGAAAATTACTTATTTTCACTCTTATACTCATATTTGTACTTACATCTTTCTTATTTACCGGTTGCAAAGCAAAAGAGCAAAAGCTTACAAAGATAAACTTTATTGAAACCGTACATTCGATTTTTTACGCACCATATTATGTAGCAGTCAATAAAGGCTTTTTCAAAGAAGAAGGACTGCAATTAGAGATAACAACCGCACAAGGCTCCGACAAAGCTGCAACAGCAGTTGTATCAGGTCAAGCTGACATTGGGCTTCAAGGTCCAGAAACAACTGTCTATGTGTACAAGGAAGGAAAACAAGATTACCTCGTAAATTTTGCACAGCTTACAAAAAAAGACGGTTCTTTCTTAGTTGGGAAAAAACCAGAGCCTAATTTCAAGTGGGAAAATCTAAAGGGCAAAAAGATAATAGGCGGAAGACCTGGTGGAATGCCGGAAATGACTCTCGAATATATACTGAAAGAGCATGGTATAGACCCTAAAAAAGATGTAAATCTCGTAACGAATCTTCAATTTACAGCGACAGCAGGTGCTTTTATGAGATCAGATGCAGACTACGTAGCACTTTTTGAGCCAACTGCATCACAAGTGGAAAGTGAAAAAGGCGGATACATCGTGGCATCTGTAGGTGCCGCTGGACACGATGTGCCTTATACAACATTTAACGCAAGAAAAAGCTATATAAAAGAGCATCCTGACATCATCCAACACTTCACGAATGCAGTTTACAAAGGCATGCTATACGTGCAATCTCATTCATCAAAACAAGTAGCTGAAGACATAAAGTCTTTTTTCCCAGATACTGATATTAATATAATAGCAAAGGTAATCGACAGGTATAAAAGCATAGATGCATGGGGCACTACACCACAGATGAAGCCATCAGATTTTGATGCTCTTCAGAATGTCTTATTAAACGCTGGTGAGATTGATAGCAAAGTAGATCCAAATGCTTTAATCGACAACACTTTCGCCGATAAGGCTGTCGCAACCATAAAGAAATAG